CTACTTAGAGTTCAGAGCTGATGAATAATCACACGTGCATACATAAATGcgcagatattatagatataatatatattaactataataatatataattagtatagaatataatatatatataatttatttattttctgatagAATGCCAATCTTGACATGACAATAAATTCATCACTAGAGTTCAGAGTGATGAATAATCACACGTGCATATAAATgcgccagatatatatatatatatatatatatatatatatatagtatatattatatatatataattatttatctgaATATAGATGCAAATTCTTTAACATTATGACAATTATATTCTCTACTTGAGTTCAGAGCTGATAAATAATAACACGTACATAAAtgcacacaagagagagagagagagagagagagagatattgatctGAATATAGATGTAAATTCTTTAACATTATGACAATTAAATTCTCTACTTGGAGTTCAGGGCTGATAAATAATCACACGTACAtaaatgcacagagagagagagagaggcaaaattcAGTTGCCTGGAGATGCAAATATGGTTAATTTCCTTTTAGTGAATGATAGAAAGTAGCAGCATGAAGATGGGTGTGAGTCGTGCCgtaatcaacaataaaaaaaaaaaaaaaaaaaaaaaaaaggcggtgaTAATTCATTCCCTCGCGAAAAGGCCGAGTAGAATGATGCAACTTTGTAAAGGCAAggacgtctcctctctctctctctctctctctctctctctctctctctctctctctctcctctctctctgagtatttatgtttgtgtgtggttatttACTGATACTGAACTCAAAAGCAgattagaaaaaaattcataatgctTTGGAATTTAtaactgtatctctctctctctctctctctctctctctctctctctctctctcctccgtcatGCATATCCAAAACGCATGCGTTCCAAGCACCCTTCTTGCATGCAAGCATACTCAGtgtattttttcccctctttgtaAATACAGGTAAGACCCAGGAAATTCGAAGTTGCAGACGAAAAGAGGTTTTGGGGTCGTCTTCCAGGAAGTTGAGAGCCCCTTATTGCACAATGCTGCTTGCAACAACAGTATCAACAGCAGATGTTGTTGTGAAGGTGGGGGCAGTGCAAGCATTATTAACCTCAAAACAAGAAGGTGATTGTAAGTGCTTGCTTTTACCTACGCTCTTCCTCCACGGggaatattttttccttcttcttcttcttcttcttcttccaagcgTTCACCTTTCTCCTCCCCATTCTCCTGGCTCTGTTTTTTCCAGCTTTATTCATCCTATCTCTTAATTCCCTTTCCGTCCCTGGTCCTATTCTTCTGATTCTTTCAGTTCTGCCTAGAATGCCTGTCGattattctcttattattatcttCCATTTCTTCTGTGCCTACTATCTTTTCCTCTTCTCGTTTTTACTCGGGATTTTGTATCTATTTCTTCCCCTAAATTTTCCTATGTTTAATCCACTTTCgtttttcctattttccttttACCGTTGGTCTCatcgagtttttttattttttatatctttattcttcGTTCTGTTCCCCCAACCCTTTCTGTCTTCTTGTTCTCCCTCATCATATTTCCCTTCTCGTTTTTTCCTTCGTCTCACGCTCTCCTGTCAAACCTTCctgcctcccccacccccttctctttTCCCCTCTCCTTCGCCTTCCTTGTCTCTCCTTCCCTTtctctgcctcttcttcttcttcttctctatcaAACCTCCCCTGTCTACTTCCCAAttctctttttcctctccttccctttctctgcctcttcttcttcttcttcttcttcttcttcttcttcttcttctatcaaaCCTCCCCTGTCTACTTCCCAttctctttttcctctccttccttttctctgcctcttcttcttcttcttcttcttcttctatcaagCCTCCCCTGTCTACATCCCCCttctctttttcctctccttCGCCATACTTGTCTCTCCTTCCCTTTCTCTGCCTCTgcttctccatcttcttcttcttcttctgttccacTCTCCTTCCACAACAAAAACCACCCTCGCATTAACAACCTTTACATTTCCCCGACACAGTGtctaccatcctctctctctctctctctctctctctctctctctctcacacaaacttCCTCTCGCGTCAGGTCAAGTCGAAATTTAATCTCCGacgtcatcgagagagagagagagatatctgagtATAGCTGTATGGCTGTAAATTCTttagcattttggagatttgggTAAATTCCCTTGTCTAGAGGTCAGTATTGGTAAATAATCACGCACAGgcttacagggagagagagagagagagagagaggcgggagggGGGATTGGCGAGGAAGCTAAAAAGTTACgaaagatagaggagagagagagagaggggaagtgaaagagagagagaacaagtggaaaaagagagagagagagagaggtgggggccaACTTATAGGCCACCTCTTCCTATCTAATGCCACCCAGAACACGGTCAAGACTAATTGGGCTTAAAGCTTATTTAGGAATCGCTGAATTAAAGTTTGCCAAAAAAAGTTTGCCAAGTCTGACGGACGCGACATATCGCCAGATCGCCGCTCATACCCATATAGTATACTACTTGTCATGGCGCCTGTGTTAAATCCCCGTTGATGCCCGGTTCCCATTCACTGTTTGCCCCAGCCAGGTGCTAATACCCTTCTAATCGGTAAGGTGCACCCGAAATTAGCATatgtacacacattctctctctctctctctctctctctctctctctctctctctctctctctctcagtattcacTGCCCTAAATTTATGTGTATCTCGTATATTCATATGTTGTTACATGCAAAGATTGTATATAAAAATagacatatttaaatatatattattaaatattaataatattataatacatatattaataatattataatagagaaatatatattatataaagatattaatagaattttttaatttatataacttaatagcttatatatttgataatagtatatagatagatacttatatatatatataagttaatatataataatattataatatatatgtataattatatatatatatatataatatatatatataatatatatagatatatatatatatatatatagatatatatatataatatatatatatagtagatatatatatatatatatatatatatatatatatatatatagagatatatagatattatatatatatattatatatatatatatatatcatatatatatagatataatatataaatatatatatatgatatatatatatatatatattatatatatatatactataatatatatatatatatatatataatatatacatatagtatctatatatatatataatatatatatatatatatatatattatatatatatgtgtgtgtttatatgtgtgcgtgtgtgtgtatgtgtgtatatatatacatatataatgcacacGCTGTACACCAGACTTTGTACATagatgcatttattttttatatgctaatatgattatatttacataacattCCTTTGAAAAGTCCCTTGGTATCAACCTTCTCATTGTAGGCTTATAACACTCGAATACTTGAAATGAGACTATGCCACGGAACATATGAAATCCTTCATATGGTAAAAAGTATCCTTCGACAtgcgcaaaaaagaaaaaaaaatggacccCAAGATAAAAGATAGCGCTCACCGCACGTCCTGTACATTTCCTGTCTTaaaaggcaggaggaggaggtcgcCAGTCACCTCCTGACCCCCCTTCATTTTTTATCGCAGTGGCGATGATGACCTGGTTGTTGGCGGGGTTGGCGATTCGAGCCTCGTACGTATATACGTGCTAGGCACTGCTTAGCAGTCCTAGGCACGGCGTCTTCGTGGCGCTTTTGCCCTTTGGAGCTGCTGCAGCAGCCGGCGTACCTGGAGGTTCTCTGGAGATTTCTCAAGGACGTTGGTCTTCGGAGTACGCTATGTGGTTTTCTGGTTCGTGaatgcacacagacacaaacacatatacgtaCCCTTAGTGGCCGCGAGTTGATTctcgtgtatttctggtgatagaagttcactcccggcgtggttcggaagtcacgcaaagccgttgttCCTGTTGCTaactaaccactggttccatgcaacgtaaaaaacaccacacaaacaaacaaacatatacgtACTTGTTGGAATGGATAGGTAGTTAGGTAAATAGACGTTTCTAATTCAGCAGCCAAAAACTGACTGTGATAGTGGGTATTGACTTAAGTTTTCTGTTAGAATAGACGACTCActgttaaatataaaataagtagtatgtatgtatgttgcctgtgtatgaatgtatgcttATAGCTTGTGTAAGTAGGCATGCATGTTAGGTTACAGCAATGATGAGTCGTTCTTAGACCAGTGTAATATTAACAGTAAAATTCGATAGTGtttatattagggcttgtgccttgtatgataaggcgccctatgaggtaatgttagactagcgataatctatacgctaagtcggttggtattgcacttccatctttaatggagtgtctggggttttgtagatcacttacgaagtcggtattatctttacgacgatgtgttaaactcatggttcggtgaggttcttgtagaaaacacaaggtataaaaatagtatattcttctgaagttttacatgatgaagatcagatatgatcgtacaagtcttctatgacgatagcttgatcgcttctgccaatgatgatggctaatcctattcctctacatgataaagcttaggtaaagaggtacaggtcttctaataacgatagctaactctgttctgcctgtctaccatctctgttacaagttatgaaggaacagacagtagttcgaacatatgaacatactatcagatgacatagtttcatacgaacacacaatcgaatgagacacgctacagatcacgtaggccgtttgaataataggtcggggtagttgtctcaagcagggagcttggattaatgtttataaacaattgaatgactacaggtgacggcatgttatcttagcctacatacttattgtatacgtcatctttagcgtctctagtctgatcacattctgcaagcaatctggttgacctctttagtttagacttttatatatatggactaacattccatatttttattatgtaaacacttacattagctcggtcagctaccaaaaccaaccactgaatattactcaaacttgacttgcatttgacttataggagtgtgatacagacactatgtgaatatatatatatataagtaaataaaaattcattgtgtacatgaattgattcaagtaataaaatataaaacaatgatattggtaaataatagtgatcacatgatatatataatgatacagtttttcacttcatctctttaagatacttatgctacagaaaatactaatgtactctgataattgcatagaatgatgattaacatgataaaaacatatttttttaactgaactaaaaaaaataaaaaaatcatatatgaattgataaaattattaatgtttatgctgattgattcgttgatttctgattcattaatcaatatactaactcatatataactgcagatattgggaagataaaaggtaacagattgattataggctacctgatttgtttatacattggtatatggattcatataattatgattaatatatgtgcactttaaatagattcctactgcgtacacgcaaaggatatatttagattctgttatttatgatcatttatataagagattcctattgcgtacaacgcaaagatatatttcgactctgttatttatgatcaattaattatataggatacatgatactttatatatataggatacatgaccgaggttatactacttcacttttaactagctttcgaacaacttttcgtccattacacagttccagacaaccacctatagccaattgaaacggcctttttcaatggttaaaacaaggggaaaatttgcctgggcgggtccaacgttctattttgcgctcatacttattctctgcatcctaagctacacgattccgtttcgcgatgaatagatca
The sequence above is a segment of the Macrobrachium nipponense isolate FS-2020 chromosome 27, ASM1510439v2, whole genome shotgun sequence genome. Coding sequences within it:
- the LOC135200513 gene encoding U1 small nuclear ribonucleoprotein 70 kDa-like, with translation MEKQRQRKGRRDKYGEGEEKEKGDVDRGGLIEEEEEEEEEAEKRKERKKRMGSRQGRFDRRRRRRRRRRRRRRGREREGEEKENWEVDRGGLIEKKKKKRQRKGRRDKEGEGEGKREGGGGGRKV